In Candida albicans SC5314 chromosome 4, complete sequence, the genomic window TATACTTGTGAGATCTACTACCGGGGAGGAGATGGCATGGGGATCAAAATCACGATTTTCGACCATATAGTTTCCCATTACCACGCAACGGCTTTTGTAATTATGATTTTTGAGGTCATTGGTTTTGTAAGTATGTACCCACATGGTTTTCAATGGGACAACGTTCTTTGGTGTTTTTTCAACGGTGTAAACTTGGTTAGCCTTAAATTTTTcgatttcttcttccatACTTTGACGCCattctttttgattgtaATCTATTTTCTTAACAATGGCATTTAAATATCTTTTAGGTGGATGCACTGATCTTccaaattttgttttatatgGAGGGAAGAAACTTGCTCGTCCATCCTTCAATCTAAATGGAAAGTTTCTGATCTTCGAAATAGCAATTCCAACTTCATCATCCATTTGTGCGTCAGATTTTTTCTGACTTTTTATTGAACCAAAATCtttatcatttttctttaaataTTTCCCGTGTGGCGCACCATCAGTACCTCTGTTCTTTTTTCTAACTCTATCAGCAATATATTCGATCCTTCCACTTTCTTCATCTAAATCTAATTCTTTGTCCAACGTCTCCGTGGAGTCAGCTAACACTTCAttcatatttatattttcatcatATTCTTCTAGCATATCTTCATTGATATCTGCCATGAATAGTTGTATTTCATTATGGGTTTGATTGAAATCAGGTGATAACGATTTGTCCTTTTTTGGAGTTGTCAATCGAATATCTTCAACTTGAGGATCTTCTTGAAACATTTCTTGATTGTCAAGTAATTCTAAGTTGCTTTCAATGAATGTGTGGTTTTTATTTTCGTTTCTGGGTTCCAGGATCTCGATATTACTGTTTTGGTacttttgaatttttttattattatcgtAGGTGACCATACGTAATTCACGTGGTGTATTCTTTCCATCATCACTTAAGTTTTCTATTATGCCCATTTCAATTCGTGGCATGTTTGTTTCATTTCTACTTTGAGTTTCATAATTGATTGGTTCCTTAACATGTGGCACTTGTGTGTCATCTTCGTTCTGAACGTCATTATTTATCCACTCATCGTTTGGTGAAATATTATATTCCAATCGCTGTTGTTTTTTGTCTTCCAATGTTTCCTCATCTGTTGATgaatcttcttcattttcatctgACAAATTTTCAGtgaattgttgttgttgaatgaTAATACCatcattttttgatttgtatAATACcatttcatttgttttcaattcgTTATCTGCTTCCATATTCGTTTGCAATAACGACATCTCCCCTGAACTGATATCGATTTGATGTTCCAATTCATTTGTGGGTAAAGATGGGGATATGATCATCTCGGAATTTGGGGAATCAATTGGATTCTCTGATGTCATACTAATATCGTCTGTTTCATCGGGTACACCTAGATCGATCGGAGTGTTTAGAGTGGTAGGCCCGCGATCTCGAAATTGCCCAATAATATCGGTGCGCACCTGTTGCCCGGGGTAATTACCCTCCCCAGATCGTGGTAGTTGGTGTTCGTTGTTGATCATGGTATCTAACTCCCCATGATCAGGAGTCTGTacagttgttgtttccTGATGTATGTTGGCATCAGGCATACGTTGCCAGGTGGGATCAGCTCTAGGTCTAATATCTGGTCGATCGATAATTCCCGTCGATGAATTTGTACGAGGAGGTTCAGCATGATATTCAAATGGTACATTTGGACGGTTTTCATATTCGACATTTATATTGTCTCCACGTCTATCATGTTGGTTTGTGCGAATCATTGGGTGATTCAAAGGTGATAAGAATGTATCGTCATAGCTTATTGAGCTATTCTCCGATATGTATGCCAAATAGTCATTGAGTACTTGCATCGTCGCTATTGGACGGATGTTTGATGTTGTAATAACTGGATATCCTTTCGTGGAAACTAAAACTCTGAAGGTAAAGGAATCTGAGCCGTAACCGAGAAAAGCACCAAACATCACTGTAGGAAAAGCTTTATCTCTTGAAGATGGTAGTTTTAATGAAATAGCTTCTTGTACACTAGCACATTTTATCAAAACGTCGGTTCCAAACTGAAAAAATGGTATGACGTATTTAGATAAACCATAGTAACGTTCATAAGGAGTAGCACcatcaaattcttttatAGGTGTATGATTCCGGATATGAACCGCATACTCCACTATAAATGGGAAAAGTATTAATACTTGACAACTAAAATTTAACACTACCTTATAAATACCTTGGACAATGGGGCGGTTGGTTGCTTCAGCTGTACCGTTAAGCATAGGAGAGTAGTTTGGGAGAAGGTGTTTATAAATTCCTAACTCCTCTAACTCCTCAGCCGATGGATACTCCAATGCATTATCATATCTTATCTCCGCGATCTTAAACTGAAATCTATTGTTCCAGACCCTAAGTCTATGCAATATGCTTTGTTTGACTGCTTTGGTGTCAGATACAATAACTTCAGTATATCTGGaaaattgatcaatcaCGGTTGTAAGATAGCTCTTAGTTTTATTTGAGGTAAATGGTCCGGCGGTATCCAAATGGAGGCGTTGTAATGGTCGCTCCAATTCCCGTTGTTGAGTGTGATTATGGCTAGCTAATTTTGCATGGGCTGCAACACATATCTGACAATTTAAAATGGCCGACTCAGCCGAAGTAGATTTGACTGGTTTAATCACTCCCCTTTTTACTAATAATTGTAGTTTTTCATGTGAAAGgtgattaattaataaatgataGTAGTAAAGATCTTTTATCATATATTTGTCTGCCACTTCTTGTTTGATGTTGTGTATGCTGACATAGTTAACTCTTTCTACTTTATTGTTCATTTTCAACGGATCTAATTTTCCTTGATCAATCATTGGATTTTTCAGTGATTTCTCCAGAAATATGTTCTCTGATCCTAATAGTTTTTTAGCAGTGTCAAGCaaaatttggttttgttcATTATGATTCTTCTTAAGAAAGTTTCCCGATCTTGGGCCTGAGTATAAGTCATCTTTAGGTGAATATTTCGCAATGACCGTAGGTTCGTGGTCACTGTGAACTAGAAACATTAAATTTTCGGAAATCAAAATTGCGTAGCataaatcttcaaattgttttataGATATTAAGTTTAATTGAATAGATGGCAAGTATAGAACACCATCTAATTTCGCATTCAATCCATTCACAGATATGGTTAGAGTACCTAAAGCATAAGCCGTAGATGTCTCCCCTT contains:
- a CDS encoding uncharacterized protein (ORF in retrotransposon Tca4; similar to Pol region of retrotransposons encoding reverse transcriptase, protease, integrase; downstream of RHD2, similar to the Gag region encoding nucleocapsid-like protein; rat catheter biofilm induced), with amino-acid sequence MNNKVERVNYVSIHNIKQEVADKYMIKDLYYYHLLINHLSHEKLQLLVKRGVIKPVKSTSAESAILNCQICVAAHAKLASHNHTQQRELERPLQRLHLDTAGPFTSNKTKSYLTTVIDQFSRYTEVIVSDTKAVKQSILHRLRVWNNRFQFKIAEIRYDNALEYPSAEELEELGIYKHLLPNYSPMLNGTAEATNRPIVQGIYKVVLNFSCQVLILFPFIVEYAVHIRNHTPIKEFDGATPYERYYGLSKYVIPFFQFGTDVLIKCASVQEAISLKLPSSRDKAFPTVMFGAFLGYGSDSFTFRVLVSTKGYPVITTSNIRPIATMQVLNDYLAYISENSSISYDDTFLSPLNHPMIRTNQHDRRGDNINVEYENRPNVPFEYHAEPPRTNSSTGIIDRPDIRPRADPTWQRMPDANIHQETTTVQTPDHGELDTMINNEHQLPRSGEGNYPGQQVRTDIIGQFRDRGPTTLNTPIDLGVPDETDDISMTSENPIDSPNSEMIISPSLPTNELEHQIDISSGEMSLLQTNMEADNELKTNEMVLYKSKNDGIIIQQQQFTENLSDENEEDSSTDEETLEDKKQQRLEYNISPNDEWINNDVQNEDDTQVPHVKEPINYETQSRNETNMPRIEMGIIENLSDDGKNTPRELRMVTYDNNKKIQKYQNSNIEISEPRNENKNHTFIESNLELLDNQEMFQEDPQVEDIRLTTPKKDKSLSPDFNQTHNEIQLFMADINEDMLEEYDENINMNEVLADSTETLDKELDLDEESGRIEYIADRVRKKNRGTDGAPHGKYLKKNDKDFGSIKSQKKSDAQMDDEVGIAISKIRNFPFRLKDGRASFFPPYKTKFGRSVHPPKRYLNAIVKKIDYNQKEWRQSMEEEIEKFKANQVYTVEKTPKNVVPLKTMWVHTYKTNDLKNHNYKSRCVVMGNYMVENRDFDPHAISSPVVDLTSIRLLSAIAVENNLVMHQLDIASAYLNASLEDGRVIFVRPPRGFEVKPGYSWRLHKSVYGLRQSAHNWYSHFKNVLEANGLKQTLHNDGIFWKNYENGDVLYVSVYVDDVFMIATNEKIIKEFVAMLETYFQLQYFGEATEYLGIQFRKTPDGYTLDQIPFLEKLVATFNIQDSYGKDIPIIPKDINVVKQLRKSSQINDFVKLEKPQKLINSVSKTKYIDDYEENEEHDFKESPQAEPLSAKGIKLYQSAVGSLLWASMNTRPDLAFSVNQLGAKCAHPDVDDWKRLMYCLRYIKKDMDFKLEYKRGRLNNKSKDFIIECFSDASFAPDLDRKSITGTSIFVNGNLVAWATKKQKIITHSSAACEMLALNYTILKAFDLRNTIEDLELKIRNLHVHEDNQAVITILKNDNFHPHRPIDICYKFLRQKLKDGFFSISYVESGDNLADSFTKALGRNKLIEHTKRIRERKDYDNNATSIVDVRTLEEIKINKKLVHH